In Fimbriimonadales bacterium, a genomic segment contains:
- a CDS encoding Nif3-like dinuclear metal center hexameric protein, which produces MPTVAELLHALDSIAPPHLALPNDAIGLQVGSEKDKVERCLVALDPSLDAIEYAVSKKFDALITHHAPIYIPLANVAGDSPNVRVVREAIRHNIALLCAHTNWDAAPGGTNDTLASCFHLKNVRPFGKDIPTKAYKLFTFLPEESLDKLLDALAEIGCGEIGAYRRCAFYHPGSGTFEPQPGAQPFIGSLGGREVVPEVRVEILVPGHLKEEAIKTLLSVHPYEEPAYDLYEVANVERKSLPRMGELTQACSLAEFCARVENTLETKTKLYGDLTKSVRTIGIVGGAGGSYWNSAIEAGCEVLLTGEVKHHEALYAQAGGLSVIEAGHYATEQPAMRSLCKRLRETLPEVNFELFEPKMGTAGRPYYL; this is translated from the coding sequence ATGCCGACCGTCGCTGAACTTCTTCATGCCCTCGATTCGATCGCGCCTCCTCATCTTGCCCTTCCTAACGATGCGATTGGATTGCAGGTGGGGAGCGAAAAGGACAAAGTCGAGCGTTGCTTAGTGGCGCTCGATCCGTCGTTGGATGCGATAGAATATGCTGTTTCGAAGAAATTCGACGCTCTGATAACCCATCACGCTCCTATTTATATACCTTTAGCGAACGTAGCCGGGGATTCTCCTAATGTTCGCGTCGTAAGAGAAGCGATTCGGCATAACATCGCTTTGTTATGCGCTCACACGAACTGGGATGCCGCTCCGGGGGGGACGAACGATACACTCGCGAGTTGTTTTCATTTGAAAAACGTCCGACCGTTCGGAAAAGATATTCCTACCAAAGCATATAAGTTGTTCACTTTCTTACCCGAGGAATCTTTGGATAAATTGCTCGATGCATTAGCGGAGATTGGCTGCGGAGAAATCGGAGCCTATCGTCGGTGCGCATTTTATCATCCTGGGTCGGGTACGTTCGAACCGCAGCCGGGAGCGCAACCTTTCATCGGGAGCTTGGGGGGGCGAGAGGTCGTACCGGAAGTGCGTGTCGAAATTCTCGTGCCGGGACATTTGAAAGAAGAGGCGATAAAGACGTTACTTTCGGTGCATCCTTACGAGGAACCCGCATACGATTTATACGAAGTGGCGAACGTGGAGCGCAAATCTTTGCCGAGGATGGGCGAGTTGACGCAAGCATGTTCACTCGCCGAGTTTTGTGCTCGCGTAGAAAACACTTTGGAAACGAAGACGAAACTTTATGGAGATCTCACGAAGAGTGTAAGGACGATCGGAATAGTAGGGGGGGCTGGAGGTTCTTATTGGAATAGTGCAATCGAAGCAGGTTGTGAAGTCCTTTTGACGGGAGAGGTGAAACATCACGAGGCGCTATACGCGCAGGCAGGAGGGTTGAGCGTTATCGAAGCAGGTCATTACGCTACCGAACAACCTGCGATGCGTTCTTTATGTAAACGACTTCGAGAAACCTTACCCGAAGTGAACTTCGAACTATTCGAACCGAAAATGGGTACGGCAGGGAGACCGTATTATTTATAG
- a CDS encoding FHA domain-containing protein produces the protein MKKGLGLYFAMWLSLLGVLGNAAEIKIVFSSEKNREISVLSEIPNEIPRGREFTAKEVDFPLEDKKGYLAVYETDSGNVAIKPIEDIEGGIWKVSEKDWRIGQVRISAYQGGGILNYGMVVLRVGNEEKKDLLANGKVDFYFVPPGEAEVKIRYLDGTERKTISQKMVLSLKRDNRVPDLAVKVPGEPKAPIAQKTEGVPSESSGGSALGNFFGWILSLGIAAIALYTLLRLLKRHESLVLSKLRSLGVEVPTGEPSENINGSPQTEQKPFEQATIVPEGHCPYCGEPYREDGTCACTIQTVPTSAVASLQTYKLVGEGIQLEIPEGTHVIGREGELCVTDSTVSRRHAEIRRENSRVFIKDIGSSNGTFVNGKKIEEETELRSGDTVQLGSVRLAFES, from the coding sequence ATGAAAAAGGGTTTAGGTTTGTATTTCGCAATGTGGTTATCGCTGCTTGGAGTTTTAGGCAATGCAGCGGAGATAAAGATTGTCTTTTCTTCGGAGAAAAACCGAGAAATCAGTGTGTTGAGCGAAATACCGAACGAAATTCCGAGGGGCAGAGAATTCACAGCGAAGGAAGTCGATTTTCCCTTGGAGGACAAAAAAGGTTATCTTGCAGTTTATGAAACGGACAGTGGGAATGTCGCAATAAAACCTATCGAAGACATCGAAGGGGGTATTTGGAAAGTCTCGGAAAAAGACTGGCGTATTGGACAAGTAAGAATCAGCGCATATCAAGGGGGGGGAATATTGAATTACGGCATGGTCGTACTTCGTGTAGGAAACGAGGAGAAGAAGGATTTACTCGCGAACGGTAAAGTGGACTTCTATTTCGTTCCGCCAGGCGAAGCAGAAGTAAAAATTCGGTACTTAGACGGTACGGAAAGGAAAACGATTTCACAAAAAATGGTCTTGAGTTTAAAACGCGACAATCGAGTACCCGATTTAGCAGTTAAAGTTCCCGGTGAACCCAAAGCGCCTATAGCGCAGAAAACAGAGGGGGTGCCGAGTGAGTCTTCGGGTGGTTCTGCGCTCGGGAATTTTTTCGGATGGATTTTGAGTTTAGGAATTGCAGCGATCGCTTTGTATACGCTTCTTCGCTTGTTGAAACGACATGAATCGCTCGTTTTATCGAAACTGCGTTCCTTAGGTGTAGAAGTTCCGACGGGCGAGCCTTCGGAAAACATAAACGGGTCGCCGCAAACCGAACAGAAACCTTTCGAGCAGGCTACCATCGTTCCGGAGGGGCATTGCCCTTATTGCGGAGAGCCGTATCGAGAGGACGGAACTTGCGCATGCACTATACAAACGGTTCCAACCTCGGCAGTCGCATCGTTACAAACATATAAATTGGTCGGAGAAGGGATTCAGCTGGAAATTCCCGAAGGCACGCACGTTATCGGAAGAGAAGGCGAGCTTTGCGTAACGGATTCCACGGTAAGCCGCAGACATGCCGAAATTCGGCGCGAGAATTCTCGCGTATTCATAAAGGATATAGGCAGCAGCAATGGCACATTCGTGAACGGCAAAAAAATCGAGGAGGAAACCGAACTGCGAAGCGGAGACACCGTGCAGTTGGGGAGTGTGCGTTTGGCGTTCGAATCATAA
- a CDS encoding VWA domain-containing protein, producing MPDNTNQDANRTQSLNDAQKTHMLGADLRTQMIPPVMPEKGLELSVIPGRECILANAPSREQILLEIRGTGGAGLGARPFLNVVLVIDRSGSMEGEPLDYVKRACSYVVDLLAPNDILSVVTFAETAEVLIPPRRIVNKDLIKQHIQRIVPGNTTNLYDGLALGAQQILSAREPGRVERLIVFTDGEPTTGIKDYNSLVQHVGEIKNQGITSTFLGFGYEYNEELLAGMAKRAGGNYYFISKPELIPEIFRAELDKLFTLAGRNLRLRLKTARWVVLRQIFGHSIPYGQREIELNLADVEKENSLEVVLDLEFQNHPLGIYRVLTGRLIYDDAVTGKEESVDFDVILEFSADAERCNVPQNPRVAGAVEIARVSRAVEKTIMGLKRGEVTAAMAVAELQKTQMLLLQEGRTAEAQQVHQAIRDLQGGKAKEVEKTLTGTIITLDQGKKQNKTE from the coding sequence ATGCCGGATAATACCAACCAGGACGCAAACCGTACGCAAAGCCTAAACGATGCGCAAAAAACGCATATGTTAGGGGCGGATCTGCGCACGCAAATGATTCCCCCTGTGATGCCCGAAAAGGGTTTGGAACTTTCCGTCATTCCCGGTAGAGAATGCATTTTGGCAAACGCCCCTTCGCGCGAACAGATTTTGTTGGAAATTCGAGGCACAGGGGGGGCAGGTTTAGGCGCTCGACCTTTTTTGAATGTAGTACTCGTTATCGACCGCTCCGGTTCGATGGAGGGAGAGCCGTTGGATTATGTCAAACGTGCGTGCAGTTATGTGGTAGACCTCCTCGCTCCGAACGACATCTTGAGTGTCGTAACCTTCGCAGAGACGGCAGAGGTTTTGATTCCCCCTCGGAGAATCGTCAATAAGGATTTAATCAAACAGCATATCCAACGTATCGTGCCGGGTAATACCACGAATCTTTACGACGGTCTTGCATTAGGTGCTCAACAAATTCTCTCCGCAAGAGAGCCTGGGAGAGTCGAGAGGCTCATTGTTTTTACCGATGGAGAACCGACCACGGGAATCAAAGATTACAACTCGTTAGTTCAACATGTGGGCGAGATTAAAAATCAAGGAATTACTTCCACGTTTTTAGGATTCGGGTACGAATACAACGAGGAACTTTTGGCAGGAATGGCGAAAAGAGCGGGGGGGAATTATTATTTCATTTCCAAACCGGAATTGATTCCCGAAATCTTCCGAGCGGAGTTGGATAAATTGTTTACCCTCGCCGGAAGGAATCTTCGTTTGCGTTTGAAAACTGCACGTTGGGTAGTTCTGCGTCAGATTTTCGGTCATTCTATACCTTATGGTCAGCGAGAAATCGAATTGAATTTAGCGGATGTGGAGAAGGAGAATTCACTGGAAGTTGTTTTGGATTTGGAGTTTCAGAATCATCCTTTGGGAATTTATCGCGTGCTTACTGGAAGATTGATTTACGACGATGCAGTAACCGGAAAAGAAGAAAGTGTCGATTTCGATGTGATTTTGGAGTTTTCTGCCGATGCGGAGAGATGCAATGTCCCCCAAAATCCACGTGTGGCGGGCGCAGTCGAAATCGCGCGCGTAAGCCGGGCGGTAGAAAAAACAATTATGGGTTTGAAAAGAGGGGAAGTTACCGCAGCGATGGCAGTCGCCGAATTGCAAAAGACCCAAATGCTTCTTTTGCAAGAAGGGCGCACTGCAGAGGCGCAGCAAGTCCATCAGGCGATTCGAGATTTACAGGGGGGGAAAGCGAAAGAAGTCGAGAAAACACTCACAGGCACCATCATCACCCTGGACCAGGGGAAGAAACAAAACAAGACGGAATAG
- a CDS encoding FHA domain-containing protein — protein MGQILFMALMGALGGLVGWMITEPFAPKNLPILFPQDIQSLESIGGGHSFALMRNWSMWEIWFSLSIGAFIGLALGSVSGYLQGSRTHFLRGALGGFVLGAIGGFIGLRLSEAFVNMWFPADIFTKVDLKPYEIPQRIFARVLVFIPFGALIGFVYGIGSLSLRRAFQGMIGGAIGGAVGGASFDFLGSIFGTLILAMRGEVYGEVGLVSRAVASVCTGGAIGLFVGIVERISRKAWVRLELGRNEGKEWIIDAPQTFIGRSENAHIPLFGDPNLAPMHACIVRQNGLYRIVDGGAPIGIGVNGIRVKEAVLNHGDVINIGSFHLRFLMKNIPANVRPTVPQTVDYSIDSSVQQPSQPASTPTISTPTVSTPTISTPTISTPTLSSPPSQFFLLALDGPLSGKRFPIGPGETIAGREAVGVNLSFDPSASRRHASFMPLPDGVLVRDTNSTNGTFVNGVKIHEMTMRRGDTVKIGMTTFRLE, from the coding sequence ATGGGACAAATCTTGTTTATGGCTTTAATGGGAGCCTTGGGGGGGCTCGTCGGCTGGATGATTACGGAACCCTTTGCACCTAAAAACCTTCCTATTCTCTTTCCGCAGGATATCCAGAGTTTGGAGAGTATAGGAGGAGGGCATTCTTTCGCATTGATGAGAAATTGGAGCATGTGGGAGATATGGTTTTCTTTGTCTATAGGCGCTTTTATCGGGTTGGCTTTGGGGAGTGTGAGCGGATACTTGCAAGGGAGCAGGACGCATTTTCTTAGAGGGGCTTTGGGGGGGTTCGTTTTAGGGGCAATAGGCGGGTTCATCGGATTGCGACTGAGCGAAGCGTTCGTAAATATGTGGTTTCCGGCGGACATTTTCACCAAAGTGGATTTAAAGCCATATGAAATACCTCAACGCATTTTTGCAAGAGTTTTGGTGTTCATTCCCTTCGGTGCGCTCATCGGCTTCGTTTACGGAATCGGTTCCCTTTCGTTGAGGAGAGCATTTCAAGGGATGATCGGGGGGGCTATCGGCGGGGCTGTCGGAGGAGCCTCTTTCGATTTTTTAGGAAGCATTTTCGGGACTCTCATTCTCGCTATGCGTGGGGAGGTTTACGGGGAAGTGGGCTTGGTTTCTCGCGCCGTTGCGAGCGTATGTACGGGGGGAGCTATTGGATTGTTCGTCGGCATCGTAGAGCGCATTTCTCGTAAAGCATGGGTTCGCTTGGAATTGGGAAGAAACGAAGGAAAAGAATGGATTATCGATGCTCCGCAAACTTTTATCGGCAGAAGCGAAAATGCGCACATTCCTTTATTCGGAGACCCGAATCTCGCGCCGATGCACGCGTGCATCGTTCGCCAGAATGGTTTATATCGCATCGTGGATGGGGGGGCGCCAATCGGAATCGGTGTAAACGGGATTCGAGTGAAAGAAGCGGTGCTGAATCATGGGGATGTCATTAATATAGGTTCTTTCCATCTTCGTTTTTTGATGAAAAATATTCCGGCTAATGTTCGACCTACTGTCCCACAAACCGTTGACTATTCCATCGACTCTTCGGTTCAGCAACCTTCACAACCTGCGAGTACGCCTACGATTTCTACGCCGACAGTTTCTACGCCAACGATATCTACGCCGACGATTTCTACACCCACTCTTTCATCGCCCCCCTCTCAATTTTTCTTGCTGGCATTAGATGGTCCTCTTAGCGGTAAGAGGTTTCCGATAGGACCAGGGGAAACCATTGCCGGAAGAGAGGCGGTCGGGGTGAATCTGAGTTTCGACCCAAGTGCCAGCCGAAGACATGCCTCCTTTATGCCCCTTCCAGACGGGGTTCTCGTAAGAGACACGAATTCTACGAACGGAACGTTCGTAAACGGTGTCAAAATTCATGAGATGACGATGCGACGCGGGGACACCGTCAAAATCGGGATGACCACATTTCGCTTAGAGTAA
- a CDS encoding isochorismatase family protein, with translation MSKALAKREESCLIVVDLQDSFLAPIARKEEIVKRAKFLIEIANLLEIPLLATEQYPEKMGHLTRTILEILPPSARCFGKMCFSSYGAEGFENAWSSLKRSQAIIVGIETHICVTQTVFDFLNMQNVRDVIVCFDAMGSRLNERDELLALERLRVAGAVLAHTESVAYEWLGQAGTEEFRKALEIVKRYS, from the coding sequence GTGTCAAAAGCGCTTGCGAAACGTGAGGAAAGTTGCCTTATCGTGGTGGACTTGCAGGATTCTTTTTTGGCTCCGATTGCAAGAAAAGAGGAGATTGTCAAAAGGGCGAAATTTTTGATTGAAATCGCGAATCTATTGGAAATTCCCCTTCTCGCAACAGAACAGTATCCTGAAAAAATGGGACATCTTACACGAACGATTTTAGAGATACTTCCCCCCTCTGCACGATGTTTCGGGAAAATGTGTTTTTCTTCTTATGGTGCCGAGGGTTTCGAGAATGCTTGGTCGTCATTGAAGCGTAGCCAAGCGATCATCGTGGGGATAGAAACGCATATATGTGTGACTCAAACCGTTTTCGATTTTTTAAACATGCAGAATGTGCGAGATGTAATCGTATGCTTCGATGCGATGGGTTCCCGTCTGAACGAAAGGGACGAATTGTTAGCATTAGAGAGATTGCGGGTGGCAGGAGCAGTCTTGGCACACACGGAATCGGTAGCCTATGAATGGCTGGGGCAGGCGGGGACCGAGGAATTTAGAAAGGCATTAGAAATCGTAAAACGTTACTCTTAG
- the csaB gene encoding polysaccharide pyruvyl transferase CsaB gives MVVAGYFGCGNLGDEAVLAGFLTSLRDHPIRPIVLSGNAEKTYQAHNIRGIPRRDTSAIVAELRESHALVFAGGSLLQDVTSLASLHYYCNLIRLGKKCGKPVFLLAQGIGPIRSFFGKAMAKSALNLCDVITVRDPESLQTIRKLGVKKNVTVTADFAWLCPSDTTSKEEFGLPGMTSVGIAARPWKGMKNPAAIFGNFALTLFKNNYVPVLIEMDKTKDGELLDAIAKLHGGRCPDIRNLSSPSQLLARIQRLHSMVAMRLHAGILACVAGIPPMMISYDPKISAFAEIMQLPTPLSVENLTPDRLWNAFQEYERQKDNLKLILEKKRLEQTELARKNVTILTERLPALAG, from the coding sequence ATTGTCGTCGCAGGATATTTCGGATGCGGCAATTTAGGAGACGAAGCCGTCTTGGCTGGCTTTCTCACCTCGCTGCGAGACCACCCCATTCGCCCTATCGTTCTTTCAGGAAACGCAGAAAAAACCTATCAAGCACACAACATACGCGGCATTCCCAGACGCGATACATCTGCAATAGTTGCAGAACTACGCGAATCGCACGCATTAGTTTTTGCCGGTGGAAGTTTGCTCCAAGACGTAACCAGTCTCGCATCGCTTCATTATTATTGCAATCTAATTCGTTTAGGGAAAAAATGCGGGAAGCCAGTTTTTCTTTTAGCACAAGGAATAGGTCCGATTCGCAGTTTTTTCGGAAAAGCGATGGCGAAGTCTGCTCTCAATCTTTGCGATGTGATTACAGTGCGAGATCCCGAAAGTCTCCAAACGATACGCAAATTAGGAGTGAAAAAAAACGTAACCGTAACCGCGGATTTCGCATGGCTTTGTCCATCCGACACGACGAGCAAAGAAGAATTCGGGTTGCCGGGGATGACGAGTGTAGGGATTGCGGCGCGACCTTGGAAGGGAATGAAAAATCCCGCTGCGATTTTCGGCAATTTCGCGCTCACTCTTTTCAAAAACAACTACGTACCTGTCCTTATCGAAATGGACAAAACGAAAGACGGCGAACTGCTCGACGCCATCGCCAAACTTCACGGGGGAAGATGTCCAGACATCCGCAACCTAAGCTCTCCTTCACAACTTCTTGCCAGAATTCAGCGGCTGCATTCTATGGTCGCCATGAGGCTTCATGCCGGGATTCTTGCCTGCGTAGCAGGAATACCGCCCATGATGATATCCTACGACCCGAAAATCTCTGCTTTCGCAGAGATCATGCAGCTTCCGACCCCGCTCAGTGTTGAAAATCTAACTCCGGACCGACTATGGAACGCCTTCCAAGAATACGAACGTCAGAAGGATAATCTCAAACTTATCTTGGAAAAGAAACGCTTGGAGCAGACAGAACTTGCGAGAAAAAACGTCACAATATTGACGGAGAGACTCCCGGCGTTAGCAGGTTGA
- a CDS encoding carboxymuconolactone decarboxylase family protein: MRRKVAETRAYRAEMNEKILSCGFKPFQRFFALDSSAYESGALDSKTKEMMGLVGSLVLRCNDCIFYHLDRCVTEGCTREELWEAMNIGLVIGGSIVIPHLRYAFEVLDELLPSA, from the coding sequence ATGAGAAGAAAAGTCGCTGAAACGCGCGCCTATCGTGCGGAAATGAACGAGAAAATTCTGAGTTGTGGATTCAAACCTTTTCAGCGTTTCTTCGCTTTGGATTCATCCGCTTACGAAAGTGGCGCATTGGATTCCAAAACGAAAGAAATGATGGGATTGGTCGGCTCTTTGGTATTGCGATGCAACGATTGTATTTTCTATCATCTCGACCGTTGCGTAACCGAAGGTTGCACTCGTGAAGAATTGTGGGAAGCGATGAATATCGGACTGGTCATCGGAGGAAGTATCGTGATTCCGCATCTACGCTACGCTTTCGAGGTTTTGGACGAATTGCTTCCCTCCGCATAA
- a CDS encoding DPP IV N-terminal domain-containing protein, with the protein MLYSRLHHALLSFVVLFPLVAFSQDKLSNIPEYRNYLRMRGEIANSVRMGRIRVTWEEDGKSFLFQKDGKNYRYVISTNSLERAPDSPSGAPRSRSHKNDLRRWPERGRQYSEVYSPDESLRAFYRDGNVYISKTDGTEEFAVTTEGSVQKRVKFGIASWVYGEELGVREAMWWSPDGKKLAFYRIDERNVPDYFLTKGLTSIQSVLDVEAYPKAGAPNPALDLFVYDSATKRVVKLDVRDGKEFSDDVVGHYVYSVRWSPDGKELLFNRTNRLQNVMEFCASDPSTGKTRVIVREEWKKSWTENSPPIHWLDSKRFLWISERTGFRNIYLYEISGKLVRAITQHPFEVVNIERVVEKTNTIYYTCRSGDNPYKIQLHRVGLDGKGDTRLTDPRFHHSVQVAPDGKHIIDIAETHDTPPVTTLRDDKWQLIETLAESDDSKFRSLNLQKVELFTYLAADGKTTLYGMLHKPSNFDPKKKYPLFVHVYAGPESGMVNERFELPDALTELGFLVAVFDSRGTSGRGKAFKDEVYGKLGRVEIDDQAAGVQFLAQRPYIDSTRVGIAGTSYGGYASIMCLLRYPNVFRAACGSSSVTDWRNYDSIYTERYMGLPKDNKEGYRLGSAMTYASELKGELMIFFGTADDNVHPSNSCQLIRALQNADKSFEVQIAPDWGHVGIRHDRMLEFFVERFIRCLHTSSSILRDNQWVCGGFCE; encoded by the coding sequence ATGCTGTACTCTCGATTGCACCATGCGCTACTCTCATTCGTAGTTCTATTTCCCCTCGTCGCATTTTCACAAGATAAACTTTCCAACATTCCCGAATATCGGAACTATTTGCGGATGCGAGGTGAAATTGCGAACAGCGTTCGAATGGGAAGGATTCGGGTCACATGGGAAGAAGACGGAAAGAGTTTCTTATTTCAAAAGGATGGAAAGAATTATCGTTATGTAATCTCTACAAATAGCCTCGAAAGAGCACCTGATTCACCATCAGGAGCCCCGCGCTCGAGATCACATAAAAACGATTTGAGAAGATGGCCAGAAAGAGGAAGACAATATTCCGAAGTTTATTCTCCGGATGAAAGTCTCAGAGCGTTCTATCGTGACGGGAACGTTTATATTTCGAAAACGGATGGGACGGAAGAATTCGCCGTAACGACGGAGGGGAGTGTGCAAAAGCGGGTGAAATTCGGCATTGCATCGTGGGTGTACGGCGAAGAACTCGGTGTGCGCGAAGCGATGTGGTGGTCTCCCGATGGGAAAAAATTAGCGTTTTACAGAATCGATGAAAGGAACGTTCCGGATTATTTCCTTACGAAAGGGTTGACTTCGATTCAATCGGTTTTAGATGTCGAGGCATATCCGAAAGCCGGTGCACCGAATCCGGCTTTGGATTTGTTCGTTTACGATTCAGCGACTAAACGCGTTGTGAAACTCGATGTACGCGACGGTAAAGAGTTTTCGGACGACGTCGTGGGGCATTATGTTTATTCTGTGCGTTGGTCTCCTGATGGCAAGGAGTTGCTGTTTAATCGCACGAATCGGCTCCAAAATGTGATGGAGTTTTGCGCAAGCGACCCGAGCACTGGAAAAACGAGAGTCATCGTGAGGGAGGAATGGAAAAAGAGTTGGACAGAGAATTCCCCCCCGATTCACTGGCTCGATTCGAAACGATTTCTTTGGATTTCCGAAAGAACTGGGTTTCGGAATATCTATCTATATGAAATCAGCGGGAAATTAGTTCGTGCTATCACCCAGCATCCTTTCGAAGTCGTGAACATCGAAAGAGTCGTCGAGAAAACGAATACGATATATTACACGTGTCGAAGCGGAGATAACCCTTATAAAATTCAACTCCATCGCGTAGGGCTCGATGGAAAGGGCGACACGAGATTGACCGATCCGAGATTCCATCATAGTGTACAAGTCGCACCGGATGGGAAGCATATCATAGACATTGCCGAAACTCACGATACCCCCCCTGTTACTACCCTGAGAGATGATAAATGGCAACTTATCGAAACGCTCGCAGAAAGTGACGACTCGAAGTTTCGCTCGTTGAACTTACAAAAGGTTGAACTTTTTACTTATCTCGCAGCGGACGGAAAAACGACTCTTTATGGAATGCTCCATAAGCCGTCGAATTTCGACCCGAAAAAAAAATATCCCTTATTCGTACACGTATACGCGGGTCCTGAATCGGGAATGGTGAACGAACGCTTCGAGCTTCCGGATGCTTTAACGGAGTTAGGATTTTTGGTTGCAGTTTTCGATTCGAGAGGAACGAGCGGACGCGGGAAGGCGTTCAAAGACGAAGTTTACGGAAAACTCGGAAGAGTGGAAATCGACGATCAAGCTGCAGGTGTGCAATTTTTAGCCCAACGACCCTATATAGATTCTACGCGGGTGGGGATTGCGGGCACTTCGTATGGTGGTTATGCTTCGATAATGTGTTTGCTTCGATACCCGAACGTTTTTCGTGCGGCATGCGGTTCTTCGAGCGTTACGGATTGGAGGAATTACGACTCGATTTATACGGAACGCTATATGGGATTGCCGAAAGACAACAAAGAAGGATATCGTTTGGGTTCTGCGATGACGTATGCATCGGAATTGAAAGGGGAACTCATGATTTTTTTCGGTACTGCGGATGACAACGTGCATCCGTCGAACAGTTGTCAATTGATTCGGGCTTTGCAGAATGCCGATAAGAGTTTCGAAGTTCAAATCGCACCGGATTGGGGACACGTAGGAATACGGCACGATAGGATGCTGGAGTTTTTCGTAGAGCGTTTTATTCGGTGTCTTCATACGAGCAGTTCGATTCTAAGGGATAATCAATGGGTATGCGGTGGATTTTGCGAATAG